The genomic interval GCCGAACTCGATCGCAACCGCATCCAATCTCTGACCGATCTGCAGCAGTTCGTCCCGTCCGCGAGCGTCACGGGATACAATAGCCGCAATCAGGAATGGTTCTCACTGCGCGGACAGGGTGAGACCGGGCTTGAAACCGGGGGCGGCGTTGGCGGCGGCCCAGCTGTCGTCGGGTACCTGGCGGAAGTGCCGGTCGCTATCGCGGGGCCTGGCCTCTACTACGATCTTGCGTCGGTGCAAGTGCTGAACGGGCCGCAAGGCACATTGTTTGGCCGCAACACCACAGGCGGCGCGATCCTGTTTGAGCCGCGTTTGCCGAGCGAGGCGTTCGAAGGATACCTCACCGCGACCGTTGGCGACTATGGCCGCACTGAGTTTGGCGGCGCGCTCAATCTGCCGATCAATTCGGTGCTATCGGTGCGCCTAGCAGGTCAGACCGGGCATCGCGACGGCTACACCCACGACGTCGTGCAGGACGTGGACTATCAGGAGCGCGATTTCGACGCTGTGCGCCTTGGCGTTTTGTTCGAGCCAACCGCGCAGGTCGAAAGCTATTTCCTCGCCAATTACGTTGACTATGAAGAGACCGGCTCCGGCAATGTCCTTCTGGCGGTCAACCCTGGCAACGCCGCGCTGGTCGCGGCGCTCGCCGATCAAGGTGAACTCGGCATCCGCCACACCTCCCACAGCGTGACGGGCGAATATGACCGCGGTCGTTTTCTCACGCTGCTGAACAGGACGTCTTTTGAGATCAACGACCAGCTCACGCTGCGCAATATTGTGAGCTGGTCGCATCGCCAAACCAGCCGGCGCGTTGATGAAGATGGTTCGCCGCTGATCATCCTGGACTCGACCGGCCCGCTGCCGGGCACGTGGCACAAGAACCAGGAAGTGTTCACTGAAGAACTACAGCTCCAAGGCCAGTCCGGCGACGGTCACTTCCGTTGGCAAGTTGGCGGGTATTATGAAGACGGCTCGAACCCTGAGAACATGAGCTTCTCGCAGCAATTCGCGCCGACATTTTTTCTAAGCACGTTCGAGATCGATCAGGCCAACACGTCGAAGGGACTGTACGCGCAAGGCACGCTCGCGCTCGATTCCATGCTCGATGGTTTGAGTCTTACCGCAGGTTATCGACATACGTGGGATGAAATATCGTTCGGCGTCGCCTTTGCCGGCTCGGCAACGATGGTTCCGTCTCCAGGTGATCCGTGCTTCAGCGTGGCCGGTGAAGTCTATCCGGACAACTGCCTCGTCACGGACAGCGCATCGCATGACGGCGATTCCTACACGCTTGGCCTCGACTGGCGGATGTCGCCCTCGACGCTGCTCTACCTGGTCACGCGGCAGGGTTATAAGAGCGGCGGTTTCAACATTGTGGCAACGCAGTTAGGCGCGACCGACAGCGACTACTACACGTACTTACCGGAAACTGTGCGCGACATCGAATTCGGTGTGAAAACCGATTGGCGCGCGGGCGGCGTGCGCGGCAGGACCAACGCAGCGCTCTATTACAGCGAATATTCCGACGCGCAGGTGTTGACCGCTGCCGTTGTCGGCGGGAGCGTGCAGGGCGTCACCGCCAACGCGGCGAGCGCGACGATCTCGGGCTTCGAGCTGCAAAACACGATCTGGTTCTCAGATTGGGTGGAGCTCAATCTGACCTATTCCAACATGGATGCGGGCTACGATCGCTACATCACGCCGCTCGGCAACGACCTCAGCAACACGCCGTATCCGAACGCGCCGGAAAATCGCCTCGCCGCCGGCGCGCGCTTTCGAATGCCGTTGCCGGCGACAGCGGGCGAGCTTTGGCTCGGCGCCACATATACGTATCAAGACGAGATTTATGTCGGCATTGGCGACAACGGTCCGGGTTCGCCCGCCAACACGCAGGATGAACATAGCCTGGTGAATCTGCGCGCCGACTGGACCTCAGTGCTTGGCTCCAAGTTCGATTTGGCGGTGTTCGTCACCAACGCGACAGATGAAGAGTATCTGGTCACCAATCTCGACCTCTACAATGCCTTGGGTTATGCCACTGGCTCCTACGGCGAGCCACGAATGGCTGGTGTCACGTTGAGGCGGGCTTTCTGATTGACGCAGCTCGATGCGGCGCCCAGCGCGGTTCGTCGGAATGCTGGATGGATCTGGGTGATCGCTGCATTGGCGCTATGCCATGCGCACGCGATCGCGAGCCTTCACGTCGTCAACATCCTCGTCGATCCGATCAAGGCGTCGCTAAGTATCTCGGATACTCAGTTTAGCCTGTTGCAGGGCGCCGCCGTGGCGATCCTTGCGGGCGTATTGGGGTTGCCAATGGCTCGCATCGCCGATGGTGGCAGGCGTCGCACCGTGATTCTGGCGGGTCTGCTGGTGTGGTCTGCGGGGTCGTTGTTGTCTGCGTTTGCGCAGGACTTTGCGTCCATGTTCGCCGCGCGCGCCATGGTTGGTGTCGGCGAAATCGTGCTGTTCCCGGCGGCGCTATCGTGGATTTACGATGCGGCGCCGCCCAAGCGTATCGCCGCGGCCATCGGCGCGTTCGGCGCGGGCGGACCATTGGGGGCCGCTGCCGCGCTCGCTGGCGGCGGCTGGCTCGTCGCCCATGCCGAGGATGTTGGCCGCGTTGCGCCATGGCTCGCAAACTTTGAGTCGTGGCGCGTTGCATTTCTTGCGCTGGCGTTCCTGGGCGTCGTTGCCGCCGCTGCGCTTGCGTTGGCGCCGGGTGATCGCTCCGGGGCGGGCGCAGGGCGAGCAGCGTCAACTGGACTTGCGCAAGAGCTGTGGCGCGACTGGCGCGCTTATGCCGGTGTGAGCGGGGGATTTATCATGTTCTCGATCGCGGTGCTCGCGATCAACGCTTGGGCGCCAACTTATCTGATCCGCGTGCGCGGCCTCGACGCCGAGGCGGCAGGAGGACTGGTGGGCGCAGTCGCTATTAGCGGCGCCGTCGCCGGCGCGTGGCTCGCAGGTATTGCCGCGGACGCGTTGCGCGTGAGAGGCCGCTCCGACGCGGCGATCCTGCTCGCGATTGGGTTTGTGGGGCTGCTCGCGGTGTCCGCTTTAGGCCTTGTTGTCGTGGTCCCGCTCGGACTCGCTACGGTGTTTCTCTTTGCCGCATATGCGTTGATGGCGACGCCGACTGTACTTGGCGGATTCGCGCTGCAGCAGATATCACCGCCAGCGATGAGGGCGCAGATCATGGCGCTTCACGTCCTGCTTGTGAATGTCATCGCCCTAACCGCGGGGCCGGCCGGCGTTGCGCTCACAACGGACTACGTGTTCGGGGCGCCGGCGGCCGTGGGGCAATCGCTGGCACTCGTCGTAACTATTGCGGCGGCGTTGGCGATAGCGACCTTTGTTGTTACCAAGCGGGCGTTCAAAACGTCGGCGGAGCTTCGCGAATGTTGAGCGCATCGCCGGTTCAGCCTTGCTGCTGTCAGCGATTGCCCAACATCAACGTCCGTTTTGCAGCTCTCAATCGCGGAAGTCCGCTATTGGGATGTTGCAGAAGTGCGACCGACCGGAATAGTGCTGCATTC from Terricaulis silvestris carries:
- a CDS encoding TonB-dependent receptor translates to MKSKLARTPSIHWTFVLGSVALLGFGPGVAAAQSAADPDTNEEIVVTARRIAESQQDVPIAITALDQAELDRNRIQSLTDLQQFVPSASVTGYNSRNQEWFSLRGQGETGLETGGGVGGGPAVVGYLAEVPVAIAGPGLYYDLASVQVLNGPQGTLFGRNTTGGAILFEPRLPSEAFEGYLTATVGDYGRTEFGGALNLPINSVLSVRLAGQTGHRDGYTHDVVQDVDYQERDFDAVRLGVLFEPTAQVESYFLANYVDYEETGSGNVLLAVNPGNAALVAALADQGELGIRHTSHSVTGEYDRGRFLTLLNRTSFEINDQLTLRNIVSWSHRQTSRRVDEDGSPLIILDSTGPLPGTWHKNQEVFTEELQLQGQSGDGHFRWQVGGYYEDGSNPENMSFSQQFAPTFFLSTFEIDQANTSKGLYAQGTLALDSMLDGLSLTAGYRHTWDEISFGVAFAGSATMVPSPGDPCFSVAGEVYPDNCLVTDSASHDGDSYTLGLDWRMSPSTLLYLVTRQGYKSGGFNIVATQLGATDSDYYTYLPETVRDIEFGVKTDWRAGGVRGRTNAALYYSEYSDAQVLTAAVVGGSVQGVTANAASATISGFELQNTIWFSDWVELNLTYSNMDAGYDRYITPLGNDLSNTPYPNAPENRLAAGARFRMPLPATAGELWLGATYTYQDEIYVGIGDNGPGSPANTQDEHSLVNLRADWTSVLGSKFDLAVFVTNATDEEYLVTNLDLYNALGYATGSYGEPRMAGVTLRRAF
- a CDS encoding MFS transporter; its protein translation is MTQLDAAPSAVRRNAGWIWVIAALALCHAHAIASLHVVNILVDPIKASLSISDTQFSLLQGAAVAILAGVLGLPMARIADGGRRRTVILAGLLVWSAGSLLSAFAQDFASMFAARAMVGVGEIVLFPAALSWIYDAAPPKRIAAAIGAFGAGGPLGAAAALAGGGWLVAHAEDVGRVAPWLANFESWRVAFLALAFLGVVAAAALALAPGDRSGAGAGRAASTGLAQELWRDWRAYAGVSGGFIMFSIAVLAINAWAPTYLIRVRGLDAEAAGGLVGAVAISGAVAGAWLAGIAADALRVRGRSDAAILLAIGFVGLLAVSALGLVVVVPLGLATVFLFAAYALMATPTVLGGFALQQISPPAMRAQIMALHVLLVNVIALTAGPAGVALTTDYVFGAPAAVGQSLALVVTIAAALAIATFVVTKRAFKTSAELREC